The following nucleotide sequence is from Psychroserpens sp. Hel_I_66.
TAGAGAAGCCACATTGCCTTTGTTTTTTTCGATGTATTTATATAGTATATTTGATTGATCTGTTGCTATACCTAGCATATCATTGTTTAAGTTCTCTAATGTGCTAGCATCTTGGGAAGTTCTTAACTGGCCCATAATTTTATTACGCCTGTTCCCAAGCTCTCTCATATCTTCAAAATAAGCGTTGAAAGCATCATTAGCTTCAGTTCCTTTTATGACGGTTTTATCGATTTTATCTTTATCTAGAGTTACATCATAAGCATCATTTTCGATTATAAAAGGCATACTACCATTTATGCTATTTACCGAAAGATACCATATTTGCGGATTATCTACTTTGCCCTCAAAAACAAATTTCTCGTTCATTATAATTGCAGTGTCCTGGTTTATTTTTCTGTTACGCTCGTCAGACGTTTGTAAATACACTCTAATACCATTGTAAACTCCGGGAGCTTCTCCAGTAATTCTATAGCCATCAAGAGGCATTTTCTTTTCTTCCGTTTTACAGCCTATAATCAATAAACACAATGTTAAAATTGAAAGTAATTTTCTCATAATTATAAATTTTGTAGTGCAAATATAATAAGTTAGTTGGGAGAAAATCAACCTTGTTTTCATAATTACATCTAAAATTGCAATACTTTTGTAAAAAATTAGTGGATGATATATCAAGATACAATTATTGCTCTTGCTACTGCTTCTGGAAGCGGAGCTATCGCTGTGATTAGACTTTCAGGAAGTGAGGCAATTTCAATTGTTGATGACCATTTTAAATCTGTAGTAAGCAATAAATCGTTATTAAAACAATCTACACATACAGTTCATCTTGGGCATATTGTAGATGAAAAACGAGTTATTGACGAAGTTTTGGTGTCCGTATTTAAAAATCCAAATTCGTACACGGGCGAAAATGTTGTAGAAATTTCATGCCATGGTAGTTTATATATTCAGCAGGAAATCATACAATTATTTCTTCGGAAAGGTTGCCGAATGGCCAATGCGGGAGAATTTACATTAAGGGCATTTCTAAACGGAAAATTAGATTTGTCACAAGCAGAAGCTGTTGCAGATTTGATTGCCAGCGATAATGAAGCCTCACATCAAGTTGCGATGCAGCAAATGCGTGGCGGATTTTCTTCTGAAATCGCTAAATTAAGAGAAGAGCTATTAAACTTTGCCTCTTTAATTGAATTAGAGCTCGACTTTGCAGAAGAAGATGTAGAATTTGCAGATCGTTCACAGTTTAAAGATCTTATAGACAGGATCACGTTTGTTCTAAAACGATTGATAGATTCCTTTGCGGTTGGCAATGTTATAAAAAACGGAATTCCCGTAGCCATCGTTGGTGAACCAAATGTTGGTAAATCCACATTGCTCAATGCCCTTTTAAATGAAGAGCGCGCTATAGTATCTGAAATTGCTGGAACTACAAGAGATACCATTGAAGATGAAATTTCTATTGGAGGTATTGGATTTAGGTTCATTGATACCGCAGGAATACGAGAAACCAAAGATATTGTAGAATCAATAGGTATTAAAAAAACCTTTGAAAAAATAGAACAAGCCCAAGTGGTAATCTACCTTTTTGATGCTACGCAGTTTGAAAGTCAAAGTTCTAGATTTAAGGTTGAGCTTGAAAAAATCAAGAATAAATATCCACAAAAACCTTTGATCGTACTGTCTAATAAAATAGACAAGGTTGATGATGTTCAAATTTCAGAAATGCAAAAAGAGATTTCAAATATTCAATTACTGTCGGCTAAAACAGGTTTTGGCGTTGAGCAACTAACCAATTCTTTATTAGAATTAATTAATACTGGTGCATTACGCAATAATGAAACAATCGTGACCAATTCGCGTCATTATGATGCTCTTTTAAAAGCTTTTGAGGAAGTTCAAAAAGTTAAAACTGGATTAGAAACAGGGTTATCTGGAGATTTATTGGCTATTGATATTCGCCAGGCATTATTCCATTTTGGAGAAATTACAGGAGAGATTACAAATGACGATCTGTTGGGTAATATTTTTGCTAATTTTTGTATCGGGAAGTAATATGAGATATAGAATACTACTACTCATAATATGTTTCTCTGTTATTGCTTCAGCACAAAACATAACAACTCATGTTTACTCAGTAAAAAATCGAGATTCCTTAAAATTAGATGTTTACACGCCACAAAAAATTGCAGATAGTATAAAACTGCCAGTTGTAGTTTGGATGCATGGTGGTGGATTCTCTGGAGGAAGCCGAGAAGGAGCAGATGAGAAAAAGCTTATGAAATTTGTGTCAGATAATGGTTTTATTGGTGTTTCAATATCCTATAGATTACTACGGAAAGGTGCTCGAACAGGTTTTGGTTGCAAATGTTCAAAAGAAGAAAAATTATTCACTTTTGCCAAAGCTGCTGAAGATTTTTTGGATGCAACAAATTTCCTTATAACCTACAGCGATTCATTACATATCGATACAAAAAAAATTATTGCAGGAGGAAGCAGTGCGGGAGCAGAAGCTGTTTTGAGCGCAGTTTATATGAAAGATTATTTTATTGAAGATACAACACTTTACGATTCTATTCATTATGCTGGCGTCATGTCTTTTGCTGGTGCAATGGTCGATGAAAATTACATTACTAAAGAAAACGCAGTACCAACCGTAATGTTTCATGGCACAAATGATAATACTGTACCATACTCTAAGGATGTTCACCATAAATGCAAGCCAGAAGATAAAGGATATCTCATTCTTAATGGATCTGGTGTGATATTTACAAGGTTAGAAACGCTTAATATATCCTATTATTTGTTTAGGGTAGAAGGCGGTCAACATGAAGTTTCGTCAATAAACTTTAAGGAAATTAATAATATATTGAGTTTTCTAAAGAGCACTATTTTAGATTCTAAGGTAATTCAAACCAAACGTTTAGAGTTTAAAAAATAATGTTATGATGGCATCAGAGTTTTTAAGGTTTTGATATCTTTAAATTTAGTACTATTTTGTACAAATATCCCTTTTAGGACATTATGCAAAATAAAATTACAAAACTGTTTTTTATATATCTATCCGTTTTATGCAGTCTTCAAACTGTTGGACAAGAATTACCACCTATTCAAAATTTTACTACGGAAAATTATAATGCGCAAAACCAGAACTGGTCTATTTCGCAAGCAGATGATAAGTACATATATATAGCCAACAATGCTGGGTTATTAGAGTACAATGGTGCAAAATGGCAATTATATCAATCACCAAACCAAACCGTATTAAGGTCTGTAGAGGTTATTGGAAACCGTATTTATACGGGATGTTACATGGAATTTGGCTATTGGGAACGCGATAATTTGGGCATCTTAGAATACACATCACTATCCCAAAAACTTAATGTTGATCTTATTGAAGACGAGCAATTCTGGAATATCATTGCACTTGATGATTGGGTTTTGTTTCAATCTTTAAATAGAATTTATATAGTAAACGTTATAGATTTATCTGTAAATACAATTGATTCTGAAACAGAACTTACCAAAATGACTGTTGAAGATGAGACAGTTTACTTTCAAAAGAAAGGTGTTGGCCTTTTTAAGATTATTAACGGAAAATCAGTTTTAGTCTCAGATGATTCAATTTTGAGAACAAATTCTATTGTTAATGTTTCTAGGCTTAAGGATAAACTATTGATACAGACTGAGGATAATGGTTTTTTCGTTCTGGAAACAAAAGGGCTAAAACAATGGGAGATTCCTGCAAATGATGTCCTATTAGAGACTAGCGTTTTTAGTAGTTTGATGCTGAATGATGGTTCTTTTGTGTTTGGAACAATCTCACACGGATTGATTTTTATGACTTCCGAAGGAGAAATAAGTTATACTATAAATCAAAATAACGGATTGATTAATAATACTGTTCTTTCAGTTTTTCAAGATTTAGATCAAGATATCTGGTTAGGGTTGGATAATGGTATAAGCTTTATAAATATAACGTCCCCATATCGTATTTTTAAAGATGACAGTGGTAAACTGGGTACTGTTTATACGTCTCTGGCATTTAAGGGTTTTTTGTATTTGGGTACAAACCAAGGTCTGTTTTATAAAAGAAAAAATAACAGTGAAGAATTTCAGTATGTAGAGGGAACAAATGGTCAAGTATGGTCATTGGAGGCAATAGATGGTAAGATATTTTGTGGTCATAATAAGGGAACAATGATTATAGATGATAATATGATTATCAATATTATTACTGATGCTATAGGAAGTTGGGGGTTTAAGAGAGTACCCAATAAACCAAATTTGGTTTTACAAGGTAATTTTAATGGTTTAAATATTTTGGAAAATTCTAATGGTAATTGGACTTTTAGAAATAAGATTGATGGTATAGATATCTCTAGCAGATTTTTTACATTTTCAAATGATCGAATTTATGTGAACCATGAATTGAAAGGGCTTTATGAATTAGAAGTAGGTGATGATTATCGTAAT
It contains:
- the mnmE gene encoding tRNA uridine-5-carboxymethylaminomethyl(34) synthesis GTPase MnmE, encoding MIYQDTIIALATASGSGAIAVIRLSGSEAISIVDDHFKSVVSNKSLLKQSTHTVHLGHIVDEKRVIDEVLVSVFKNPNSYTGENVVEISCHGSLYIQQEIIQLFLRKGCRMANAGEFTLRAFLNGKLDLSQAEAVADLIASDNEASHQVAMQQMRGGFSSEIAKLREELLNFASLIELELDFAEEDVEFADRSQFKDLIDRITFVLKRLIDSFAVGNVIKNGIPVAIVGEPNVGKSTLLNALLNEERAIVSEIAGTTRDTIEDEISIGGIGFRFIDTAGIRETKDIVESIGIKKTFEKIEQAQVVIYLFDATQFESQSSRFKVELEKIKNKYPQKPLIVLSNKIDKVDDVQISEMQKEISNIQLLSAKTGFGVEQLTNSLLELINTGALRNNETIVTNSRHYDALLKAFEEVQKVKTGLETGLSGDLLAIDIRQALFHFGEITGEITNDDLLGNIFANFCIGK
- a CDS encoding alpha/beta hydrolase, yielding MRYRILLLIICFSVIASAQNITTHVYSVKNRDSLKLDVYTPQKIADSIKLPVVVWMHGGGFSGGSREGADEKKLMKFVSDNGFIGVSISYRLLRKGARTGFGCKCSKEEKLFTFAKAAEDFLDATNFLITYSDSLHIDTKKIIAGGSSAGAEAVLSAVYMKDYFIEDTTLYDSIHYAGVMSFAGAMVDENYITKENAVPTVMFHGTNDNTVPYSKDVHHKCKPEDKGYLILNGSGVIFTRLETLNISYYLFRVEGGQHEVSSINFKEINNILSFLKSTILDSKVIQTKRLEFKK
- a CDS encoding triple tyrosine motif-containing protein, yielding MQNKITKLFFIYLSVLCSLQTVGQELPPIQNFTTENYNAQNQNWSISQADDKYIYIANNAGLLEYNGAKWQLYQSPNQTVLRSVEVIGNRIYTGCYMEFGYWERDNLGILEYTSLSQKLNVDLIEDEQFWNIIALDDWVLFQSLNRIYIVNVIDLSVNTIDSETELTKMTVEDETVYFQKKGVGLFKIINGKSVLVSDDSILRTNSIVNVSRLKDKLLIQTEDNGFFVLETKGLKQWEIPANDVLLETSVFSSLMLNDGSFVFGTISHGLIFMTSEGEISYTINQNNGLINNTVLSVFQDLDQDIWLGLDNGISFINITSPYRIFKDDSGKLGTVYTSLAFKGFLYLGTNQGLFYKRKNNSEEFQYVEGTNGQVWSLEAIDGKIFCGHNKGTMIIDDNMIINIITDAIGSWGFKRVPNKPNLVLQGNFNGLNILENSNGNWTFRNKIDGIDISSRFFTFSNDRIYVNHELKGLYELEVGDDYRNVKITNRIDHINYGVGSNVFNYNDNIIYTSSEGVFKQNQNREFKLDSAFTSLFTPYNDLSTMMKLNGDKEMFWRFVDDNIMLISSGAISDKPNTTIYPVSSIIRDVVTGFENVTKISDSEYLVGRSNGFLLINENIAIPNKNFSVSINRLEVNEIDQPKQKLDPTLKATFSNRENNISFAYSFVNYGEIIENKYQYQLLGLSDNWSNWTEESSHTFQNLPFGTYTFNVRGKAGNVLTKNIASYSFTIKRPLLLSNLAIGLYILITILLLFAIHYYYRRYYRSQQQKVIEKTKRELELKELENSKELMTVRNEKLRQDIDHKNRELAISTMSLIKKNEFLSNIKEDLKNAESSKGLNSVIKVIDKNLNNTDDWKFFEEAFNNADKDFLKKVKSKHPSLTPNDLKLCAYLRLNLTSKEIAPLLNISPKSVEVKRYRLRKKMELSHEDSLTNYILEI